In Microbacterium sp. 1.5R, the following are encoded in one genomic region:
- a CDS encoding acyl-CoA dehydrogenase family protein, which yields MVDAAVRPKTTRPHTDSADANLRFDVARVTDLLMGTWADTRREARELIKDSAFWRDDALSKDEHRERVLSQLHLLVENKAVHRAFPTALGGEDNNGGNIAGFEELVVADPSLQIKSGVQWGLFGSAILQLGTAEHHEKWLPGVMDLSIPGAFAMTEIGHGSDVAAVGTTATYDPSTEEFVINTPFRGATKEYLGNAALHGVAATVFAQLITNGVNHGVHCFYVPLRGEDGVDLPGIGREDDGLKGGLNGIDNGRLSFDHIRIPRTNLLNKYGDVAADGTYSSAIDSPGRRFFTMLGTLVQGRVSLDGAASWASALGLKIAITYATQRRQFDGADGQEVVLMDYGKHQRRLLPRLATTYAQIFAHDEFLQKFDGVFSGRIDTPDDREDLETLAAALKPLSTWHALDTLQEAREACGGAGFMFENRLVGLRADLDIYVTFEGDNNVLLQLVGKRLLTDYAKQFTGKDAAALAKFAVGMTAGKLFHGAGLRQFGQSVVDLGQVSRSVENGLREEQQHQLLAERVQQMVADIAGRLRPAGKDKALGAKLFNENQAELIEAARAHGELLQWEAFTDAVHRVDDADTKKVLTWLRDLFGLQLIEKHLAWHLIHGRLSTQRAAAVSRYIDRLCARLRPYALDLVDAFGYEPEHVRAPIASGAERVRQDEAREYYAALAASGDAPVLEKALKKNAKR from the coding sequence ATGGTCGACGCCGCCGTCCGTCCGAAGACGACTCGCCCGCACACCGACAGCGCAGATGCGAACCTGAGGTTCGATGTCGCCCGGGTCACCGATCTGCTGATGGGCACCTGGGCTGACACGCGCCGCGAGGCGCGCGAGCTGATCAAGGATTCGGCGTTCTGGCGCGATGACGCGCTGAGCAAGGACGAGCACCGCGAGCGTGTGCTCAGCCAGCTGCACCTGCTCGTCGAGAACAAGGCAGTGCACCGGGCGTTCCCGACCGCACTCGGCGGAGAAGACAACAACGGCGGCAACATCGCCGGCTTCGAGGAGCTCGTCGTCGCCGATCCGAGTCTGCAGATCAAGTCGGGAGTGCAGTGGGGGCTGTTCGGCTCCGCCATCCTGCAGCTCGGCACCGCCGAGCACCACGAGAAGTGGCTGCCCGGTGTCATGGATCTCTCGATCCCCGGCGCCTTCGCGATGACCGAGATCGGGCACGGCTCCGACGTGGCAGCGGTCGGCACCACCGCCACGTACGACCCGAGCACCGAGGAGTTCGTGATCAACACGCCGTTCCGCGGCGCGACGAAGGAGTACCTCGGCAACGCGGCGCTGCACGGCGTGGCGGCGACGGTGTTCGCTCAGCTGATCACGAACGGCGTGAACCACGGGGTGCACTGCTTCTACGTGCCGCTGCGCGGCGAAGACGGCGTCGATCTTCCCGGCATCGGTCGTGAGGATGACGGACTCAAGGGCGGACTCAACGGCATCGACAACGGCCGCCTCAGCTTCGACCACATCCGCATCCCCCGCACGAACCTGCTGAACAAGTACGGCGATGTGGCGGCCGACGGCACGTACTCGAGCGCGATCGACAGCCCCGGTCGCCGCTTCTTCACGATGCTCGGCACGCTGGTGCAGGGACGGGTCTCGCTCGACGGCGCCGCGTCGTGGGCTTCGGCTCTCGGGCTCAAGATCGCGATCACCTACGCGACGCAGCGCCGCCAGTTCGACGGAGCAGACGGCCAGGAGGTCGTGCTCATGGACTACGGCAAGCACCAGCGCCGCCTGCTGCCGCGCCTGGCGACGACCTACGCGCAGATCTTCGCGCACGACGAGTTCCTGCAGAAGTTCGACGGCGTGTTCTCCGGCCGCATCGACACCCCTGATGACCGTGAGGACCTCGAGACCCTGGCGGCAGCCCTCAAGCCGCTGTCGACCTGGCACGCGCTCGACACCCTCCAGGAGGCTCGCGAGGCCTGCGGCGGAGCGGGCTTCATGTTCGAGAACCGTCTCGTGGGACTTCGCGCCGACCTCGACATCTATGTCACTTTCGAGGGCGACAACAATGTGCTCCTCCAGCTGGTCGGCAAGCGGCTGCTCACCGACTACGCCAAGCAGTTCACCGGCAAGGATGCTGCGGCCCTGGCCAAGTTCGCCGTAGGCATGACCGCCGGCAAGCTGTTCCACGGCGCAGGCCTTCGTCAGTTCGGCCAGTCGGTCGTCGACCTCGGTCAGGTCTCGCGTTCGGTCGAGAACGGTCTGCGTGAGGAGCAGCAGCACCAGCTGCTCGCCGAGCGCGTGCAGCAGATGGTCGCCGACATCGCCGGCCGGCTGCGTCCGGCGGGCAAGGACAAGGCCCTCGGCGCGAAGCTGTTCAACGAGAATCAGGCCGAGCTGATCGAGGCGGCCCGTGCGCACGGTGAGCTGCTGCAGTGGGAGGCGTTCACGGATGCCGTCCACCGCGTCGACGACGCCGACACCAAGAAGGTGCTCACGTGGCTGCGCGACCTCTTCGGTCTGCAGCTCATCGAGAAGCACCTCGCCTGGCACCTCATCCACGGGCGTCTCTCGACGCAGCGCGCCGCCGCGGTCTCGCGATACATCGACCGACTGTGCGCCAGGCTCCGTCCGTACGCACTCGACCTGGTCGACGCGTTCGGCTACGAGCCGGAGCACGTCCGGGCGCCCATCGCATCCGGCGCCGAGCGCGTGCGGCAGGACGAGGCTCGGGAGTACTACGCGGCGCTCGCGGCATCCGGTGACGCCCCTGTGCTGGAGAAGGCGCTCAAGAAGAACGCGAAGCGCTGA
- a CDS encoding NAD(P)-dependent alcohol dehydrogenase: protein MTRVTAYAAPSEAAPLEKTVIERRELGPNDILIDIAFAGICHSDIHTVRGDWGPQQYPLAPGHEIAGTVAAIGSDVTKHAVGDRVGVGCLVNSCGECRNCLRGDEQFCSNGAIFTYGSTDRDGSVTQGGYSEQVVVTESFAVRIPDALGLDVAAPLLCAGITTYSPLRHWNVGPGTRVAVVGLGGLGHMGVQIAHALGAEVTVLSQTLSKKDDGLRLGADHYYATSDPETFRSLRGSFDVILNTVSAVVDLRAYLGLLDVGGSMVCVGAPAEPLSVNVSSLIGGRRSLAGSNIGGIQETQEMLDFCAEHGIAAEIEIISASQINEAYERVLASDVRYRFVIDAATIAD, encoded by the coding sequence ATGACCCGTGTCACCGCCTATGCCGCACCCAGCGAGGCCGCACCGCTCGAGAAGACCGTCATCGAGCGTCGCGAGCTCGGCCCGAACGACATCCTGATCGACATCGCGTTCGCCGGCATCTGCCACTCCGACATCCACACGGTGCGCGGAGACTGGGGGCCGCAGCAGTACCCGCTCGCACCCGGACACGAGATCGCCGGAACCGTCGCGGCCATCGGATCGGATGTCACCAAGCACGCCGTCGGCGATCGGGTCGGCGTCGGCTGTCTCGTGAACTCGTGCGGAGAATGCCGCAACTGCCTGCGCGGCGACGAGCAGTTCTGCTCCAACGGTGCGATCTTCACCTACGGCAGCACCGACCGTGACGGCAGCGTCACTCAGGGCGGATACTCCGAGCAGGTCGTGGTGACCGAGTCCTTCGCCGTGCGCATCCCCGACGCGCTCGGGCTCGACGTCGCGGCACCCCTGCTCTGCGCAGGAATCACCACGTACTCCCCGCTGCGGCACTGGAACGTCGGACCCGGCACGCGCGTGGCGGTCGTCGGCCTCGGCGGACTCGGCCACATGGGCGTGCAGATCGCGCACGCTCTCGGAGCAGAGGTCACCGTGCTGTCGCAGACGCTCAGCAAGAAGGATGACGGCCTCCGTCTCGGTGCCGATCACTACTATGCGACGAGCGATCCCGAGACGTTCCGCTCGCTGCGCGGGTCGTTCGACGTCATCCTCAACACGGTCAGCGCGGTCGTCGACCTCCGCGCCTACCTCGGTCTGCTCGACGTGGGCGGGTCGATGGTCTGCGTGGGAGCCCCCGCAGAACCGCTCTCAGTGAACGTCTCGTCTCTGATCGGCGGGCGTCGATCGCTCGCGGGGTCCAACATCGGCGGCATCCAGGAGACCCAGGAGATGCTCGATTTCTGCGCCGAACACGGCATCGCAGCCGAGATCGAGATCATCAGCGCATCGCAGATCAACGAGGCGTACGAGCGCGTGCTCGCCTCTGACGTGCGCTATCGCTTCGTGATCGACGCCGCGACCATCGCCGACTGA
- a CDS encoding GntR family transcriptional regulator — protein MPTRDTPPPRRLLRDEVYDTILGAILDGTLEPGEVLHDEELMTWLGSSRTPIREALNRLAEEDVVELVPHRHTRVAPVNVAAINESLFVIGVIHEHLARTTTADLADAHIADLRRELAHVEDAVDADDAAALGRAIRRYFLVVVRAATNSVLRAKAETLSLQLVRFLTPRENLVTPLQARDFIRAITAAAEARDGERAGDLIHELHAATRVNFLEYYREPDPAN, from the coding sequence ATGCCCACGAGGGACACACCTCCGCCGCGGCGGCTGCTTCGCGACGAGGTCTACGACACGATCCTCGGGGCGATCCTCGACGGGACGTTGGAACCCGGGGAAGTTCTCCACGACGAGGAGCTCATGACGTGGCTCGGGTCGTCCAGAACCCCGATCCGCGAGGCGCTCAATCGACTCGCCGAGGAGGACGTCGTCGAGTTGGTGCCGCACCGTCACACCCGGGTGGCCCCGGTGAACGTCGCGGCGATCAACGAGAGCCTGTTCGTGATCGGAGTGATCCACGAGCACCTTGCCCGCACCACCACCGCCGACCTCGCGGATGCGCATATCGCCGACTTGCGTCGCGAGCTGGCGCATGTCGAGGATGCGGTGGATGCAGATGACGCGGCCGCTCTCGGACGAGCGATCCGCCGGTATTTCCTCGTCGTCGTCCGCGCCGCGACGAACTCCGTGCTGCGAGCGAAGGCCGAGACCCTGTCGCTGCAGCTGGTGCGCTTCCTCACGCCTCGCGAGAACCTCGTCACGCCTCTCCAGGCGCGCGATTTCATCCGCGCGATCACTGCAGCGGCCGAAGCCCGTGACGGCGAACGAGCCGGAGATCTGATCCACGAGCTGCACGCCGCGACGCGCGTCAACTTCCTCGAGTACTACCGCGAGCCGGATCCCGCGAACTGA
- a CDS encoding GntR family transcriptional regulator, with translation MPVPKTPAQMPRKLLRDQIFDTLLDAIVAGDLAAGEPISDKQLESWLGASRTPIREAVNRLAGMGLIEVLPQRGTRIAPLDPTRFAEEMEMLGVVYAATVREAVPLLTDADRTQIADLHTTVSRTSNALERARIVNNLMNVFVDRYRNTLVQRIREKSVPHVTRMITARPGALDATDTSAALDALASAAATGNADAAALAAQAYFTAGAASVQARDAAESSPQVAAGADTAERRGSEDA, from the coding sequence ATGCCTGTGCCCAAGACCCCGGCGCAAATGCCCCGAAAGCTGCTGCGCGACCAGATCTTCGACACGCTTCTGGATGCCATCGTCGCCGGTGACCTGGCCGCAGGAGAGCCGATCTCCGACAAGCAGCTCGAGAGCTGGTTGGGCGCCTCGCGCACGCCGATCCGGGAGGCGGTGAACCGGCTCGCCGGCATGGGGCTGATCGAAGTGCTTCCGCAGAGGGGCACCCGCATCGCACCTCTCGATCCCACGAGGTTCGCAGAGGAGATGGAGATGCTCGGCGTCGTGTACGCGGCGACGGTGCGCGAGGCTGTCCCGCTCCTCACCGACGCGGACCGGACGCAGATCGCCGACCTGCACACGACGGTGAGCCGGACCTCGAACGCCCTCGAACGCGCACGGATCGTGAACAACCTGATGAACGTGTTCGTCGACCGCTACCGCAACACCCTCGTTCAGCGCATCCGCGAGAAGTCGGTGCCGCACGTCACCCGGATGATCACCGCTCGACCCGGCGCACTCGACGCGACCGACACATCGGCCGCGCTCGACGCACTTGCCTCCGCCGCCGCCACAGGGAACGCGGATGCCGCAGCCCTGGCCGCACAGGCGTACTTCACTGCAGGGGCCGCAAGCGTGCAGGCACGAGATGCGGCCGAATCGAGCCCGCAGGTCGCTGCTGGCGCCGATACAGCTGAGCGGCGCGGAAGCGAGGACGCGTGA
- a CDS encoding GntR family transcriptional regulator produces MPMGSLEDQLRPQLLSGLAYERLLAEIVSGRIPPGQRLRLDLLAHAWAVSRTPVREALQRLVEMRFVQVSPSAGTRVAEWSRADMIERAHVVGRLIVEKSCIGPPVRTHQQSTRLADETCELLGYLELSEILISRELGRLGPRLARDHIDPLRLFVDPQTARHHGIDLDTDRASRRRLLSAALAAIERQDAAAAREALDGFSTSFIDALGSGPAEAAA; encoded by the coding sequence ATGCCCATGGGCTCCCTCGAGGACCAACTGCGCCCGCAGCTTCTCAGCGGTCTCGCATACGAGCGCCTGCTCGCCGAGATCGTGAGCGGCCGCATCCCGCCCGGCCAGCGACTGCGGCTCGATCTGCTCGCCCACGCGTGGGCCGTCTCCCGGACGCCGGTGCGCGAGGCGCTGCAACGGCTTGTCGAGATGCGGTTCGTCCAGGTGTCTCCGAGCGCCGGAACTCGTGTGGCGGAGTGGTCGCGCGCTGACATGATCGAGCGCGCCCACGTCGTCGGTCGCCTGATCGTCGAGAAGAGCTGCATCGGCCCGCCCGTGCGCACGCACCAGCAGTCGACGCGACTGGCGGACGAGACCTGCGAGCTGCTCGGCTACCTCGAGCTCTCCGAGATCCTCATCTCGCGGGAGCTCGGCCGTCTGGGCCCCCGCCTCGCCCGCGACCACATCGACCCGCTGCGGCTGTTCGTGGATCCGCAGACGGCCCGCCACCACGGCATCGATCTCGACACGGATCGGGCCTCCCGCCGCCGTCTCCTCTCCGCCGCCCTCGCCGCCATCGAACGACAGGATGCTGCCGCGGCGCGCGAAGCCCTCGACGGGTTCTCGACGTCGTTCATCGACGCGCTCGGATCCGGCCCCGCAGAGGCCGCTGCGTAG
- a CDS encoding DNA-3-methyladenine glycosylase I, translated as MTSLIAGPDLRDRCGWVGDDAEYRRYHDEEWGTPLHGDRALFEKMALEGFQAGLSWITILRKRPRFREVFAGFEPERVAEFDRSDVERLMADAGIIRNRAKIEATIGNARIVRSMADGELDELMWSFAPASGPRPASFADVPAVTPESTAMSKELRRRGFRFVGPTTMYALMQSAGMVDDHVVGCWRA; from the coding sequence ATGACGTCTCTGATCGCCGGCCCCGACCTCCGCGACCGATGCGGGTGGGTGGGCGACGACGCCGAATACCGCCGGTATCACGACGAGGAATGGGGCACCCCGCTCCACGGCGACCGGGCGCTGTTCGAGAAGATGGCCCTCGAGGGGTTTCAGGCGGGGCTCTCGTGGATCACCATCCTGCGCAAGCGCCCCCGGTTCCGCGAGGTCTTCGCCGGCTTCGAGCCCGAGCGGGTCGCCGAGTTCGACCGATCCGACGTCGAGCGGCTCATGGCGGACGCGGGGATCATCCGCAACCGGGCGAAGATCGAGGCCACCATCGGCAACGCCCGAATCGTGCGCTCGATGGCAGACGGCGAGCTGGATGAGCTGATGTGGTCGTTCGCGCCGGCATCGGGACCGCGGCCCGCATCGTTCGCGGATGTTCCGGCGGTGACGCCGGAGTCTACGGCGATGAGCAAGGAACTGCGTCGTCGCGGCTTCCGATTCGTGGGTCCGACGACGATGTACGCGCTCATGCAGTCCGCGGGCATGGTCGACGATCATGTCGTCGGGTGCTGGCGCGCCTGA
- a CDS encoding serine/threonine-protein kinase, producing the protein MATRMASTPPTLAGYSYVRPLGSGGFADVFLYEQDMPRRVAAVKVLLADAVNREVLRTFNVEADISARLSAHPSIVTIYQASISADGRPYFAMEYCPDTMSARYKKAPLALAEVLDTGVRMAGALETVHRAGLLHRDIKPSNVLINSLGAPVLADFGIAAAVIDEGDVETIAMSVPWSSPEVLQERVSGSVPSEIWSLGATLYTLLAGRSPFERADRGSNSRDQLTERIIKARYTAVPIPGIPPIIDEIFATAMHRDPARRFASMADFAERLRWAQFELGLHPTAFEAASAEWAAAAPVSFSDSSARGPVITTVAPDSRRAVRAAKQQAMPRDRDELPAARAKTRSPLVAGVIGALIGAAVLGGVGVGVLYLTGVL; encoded by the coding sequence GTGGCCACGCGCATGGCATCGACACCGCCGACGCTGGCGGGGTACAGCTATGTGCGTCCGCTCGGATCCGGCGGGTTCGCAGATGTCTTCCTCTACGAACAGGACATGCCGCGACGCGTCGCCGCTGTGAAGGTGCTGCTGGCGGATGCCGTGAACCGCGAGGTTCTCCGCACCTTCAACGTCGAGGCCGACATCTCGGCGCGGCTCAGCGCCCACCCCTCGATCGTCACCATCTATCAGGCGTCCATCTCTGCAGACGGTCGGCCGTACTTCGCGATGGAGTACTGCCCCGACACCATGAGCGCCCGGTACAAGAAGGCGCCGCTGGCGCTCGCCGAGGTGCTCGACACGGGCGTGCGCATGGCAGGCGCCCTCGAGACCGTGCACAGGGCCGGACTCCTGCATCGCGACATCAAGCCGTCCAACGTGCTCATCAACTCCCTCGGCGCCCCCGTGCTGGCCGACTTCGGCATCGCGGCCGCCGTGATAGACGAGGGCGACGTAGAGACCATCGCGATGTCGGTGCCGTGGAGCTCGCCGGAGGTGCTGCAGGAGCGCGTCTCCGGATCCGTCCCGAGCGAGATCTGGAGCCTCGGAGCCACCCTGTACACGCTCCTCGCGGGAAGAAGCCCGTTCGAACGCGCCGACCGAGGCTCCAACTCCCGCGACCAGCTCACCGAGCGCATCATCAAGGCGCGCTATACCGCGGTGCCGATACCCGGCATCCCGCCGATCATCGACGAGATCTTCGCGACCGCGATGCACCGTGATCCGGCCAGACGGTTCGCAAGCATGGCCGACTTCGCGGAACGCCTGCGCTGGGCGCAGTTCGAGCTGGGTCTGCACCCGACGGCCTTCGAGGCGGCGTCCGCTGAATGGGCCGCAGCAGCGCCCGTCAGCTTCTCCGACTCCAGCGCCCGCGGCCCGGTGATCACCACCGTCGCCCCCGACTCGCGACGTGCAGTGCGCGCCGCGAAGCAGCAGGCGATGCCGCGCGACCGCGACGAACTGCCCGCCGCGCGTGCGAAGACCCGCTCGCCCCTCGTCGCCGGCGTGATCGGCGCGTTGATCGGAGCAGCGGTCCTCGGTGGCGTCGGCGTCGGCGTGCTCTACCTGACCGGGGTCCTGTGA